A part of Deinococcus sp. KNUC1210 genomic DNA contains:
- a CDS encoding carbohydrate ABC transporter permease, giving the protein MTTVGTTNSQAPVTTANTPKKTSGQAGKIFLTLLTYVLAFIFFFPVLWMLMTAFKTEAQAAAIPPVFAFSPILHNFSVALQTYGPALANSLIAALGSTLLAFLLGLPAAFALAVYPTKRAQGVLSWILSTKFMPAVGVIVPLYLLFSRVHLLDTLPGLIIMYTTMNLPLVIWMMHSYMTEIPFAIFEAAKVDGAPIWWEFLGMALPLSLPGVSATALLAIIFAWNESFFALNLTTSNATPLSIFVKSFQAGESQFWAQISAAAVLTVFPVMLFGWIAQRQLVRGLSFGAVK; this is encoded by the coding sequence AATACCCCCAAAAAGACCTCGGGGCAGGCAGGCAAGATTTTCCTGACCCTGCTGACCTATGTGCTGGCCTTTATCTTCTTTTTCCCGGTGCTCTGGATGCTGATGACGGCTTTCAAGACCGAGGCGCAGGCCGCCGCCATTCCGCCCGTCTTCGCGTTTTCACCGATTCTGCATAACTTCAGTGTGGCCCTCCAGACCTACGGCCCTGCCCTGGCGAACTCGCTGATCGCGGCGCTGGGCAGTACGCTGCTGGCGTTTCTGCTGGGTCTGCCCGCTGCCTTCGCGCTGGCGGTCTATCCCACCAAGCGGGCTCAGGGCGTGCTGTCCTGGATTCTGAGCACCAAATTCATGCCCGCCGTGGGTGTGATCGTGCCGCTGTACCTGCTGTTCTCACGGGTGCACCTCCTCGACACCCTGCCCGGCCTGATCATCATGTACACCACCATGAATCTGCCGCTGGTGATCTGGATGATGCACAGTTACATGACCGAAATTCCCTTTGCCATTTTCGAGGCAGCCAAAGTGGACGGTGCACCGATCTGGTGGGAATTCCTGGGGATGGCGCTGCCGCTGTCGCTGCCGGGCGTTTCGGCCACCGCACTGCTGGCGATTATCTTTGCCTGGAACGAATCGTTTTTCGCGCTGAACCTGACCACCAGCAATGCCACGCCCCTGAGTATTTTCGTCAAGTCGTTTCAGGCAGGCGAGAGTCAGTTCTGGGCGCAGATCAGCGCCGCTGCCGTGCTGACGGTGTTCCCGGTGATGCTGTTCGGCTGGATCGCCCAGCGCCAGCTCGTGCGCGGCCTGAGCTTCGGAGCGGTCAAGTAA